A genomic segment from Rhodohalobacter sp. SW132 encodes:
- a CDS encoding DUF5777 family beta-barrel protein yields MIRSLTRFTFYLLFLILGTSFSYTAEAQLQRERVDTDQPVEDIFWAPVNIGISTVDNVPSKNLNTSVIHTFGLINGGIDRFFGMDDGANTRIGLEYGITDRFSVGMGRMTFNKVVDINSKINLLRQTETGSTPVDLAVKISTGINTTSGIGLEFSDRLSYFTSLKIARKMEALSLQITPMAAYFNSPSGANLNRLLGLGLLFNYELNDRFAISGEYLPILGDRNPGTHNAAAIALNIYTGGHIFQIFLASSQWHNEQYIMAFNRDRFWEGDFRFGFNIHRIFGLGS; encoded by the coding sequence ATGATACGGTCACTCACCCGATTCACATTTTATCTTTTGTTTTTGATACTCGGCACCTCTTTCAGCTACACGGCAGAGGCACAACTACAGCGAGAACGGGTTGATACAGATCAGCCTGTTGAAGATATCTTCTGGGCACCGGTCAACATCGGAATAAGTACTGTTGATAATGTTCCGTCTAAAAATTTGAATACATCGGTGATCCACACATTTGGCCTCATAAATGGTGGTATTGATCGGTTTTTTGGCATGGATGATGGAGCAAATACTCGCATCGGGCTTGAATATGGGATCACCGACAGATTTTCTGTCGGGATGGGCAGGATGACCTTTAACAAAGTTGTAGATATAAATAGTAAAATCAACCTACTTCGTCAAACCGAAACCGGAAGCACACCTGTTGATCTGGCAGTTAAAATTTCAACCGGAATTAACACCACATCAGGAATTGGACTGGAATTTTCTGACCGGCTCAGCTATTTCACATCTCTGAAGATTGCAAGAAAAATGGAGGCTTTAAGCCTTCAAATCACACCAATGGCAGCTTATTTCAATAGTCCGAGCGGAGCAAATTTAAATAGGTTGCTGGGTCTCGGACTTCTGTTCAACTATGAACTGAATGACCGTTTCGCGATCAGCGGTGAATACCTGCCGATACTGGGTGATCGAAATCCGGGCACACATAATGCAGCAGCCATCGCACTAAACATCTATACCGGGGGACATATATTTCAGATATTCCTTGCCAGTTCCCAATGGCACAACGAACAATATATCATGGCATTTAACCGGGATCGTTTTTGGGAGGGAGATTTTCGTTTTGGGTTCAATATTCACAGGATCTTCGGTTTAGGAAGTTAA
- a CDS encoding helix-turn-helix transcriptional regulator yields MSADQLSTTFQALADPTRRAILASLTSGEKTVSELAEPFEMTMPAVTKHLKVLERANLIERSREAQYRPCRLHPQPLKDVDEWISEYRKFWEASFDRLDDYLKKIQTKEKNEGND; encoded by the coding sequence ATGTCAGCCGATCAACTCAGTACCACATTTCAAGCTCTTGCAGATCCAACGCGACGGGCCATTCTGGCCAGCCTGACCTCAGGGGAAAAAACCGTATCAGAACTTGCCGAACCGTTCGAAATGACGATGCCTGCGGTTACTAAACACCTGAAGGTTCTGGAACGGGCCAACCTGATTGAACGAAGCCGCGAAGCTCAGTACCGGCCCTGCCGTCTTCATCCGCAGCCACTGAAAGACGTTGATGAGTGGATTAGTGAATACCGTAAATTCTGGGAGGCGAGTTTTGACCGGCTGGATGACTACCTGAAAAAAATACAAACAAAGGAGAAAAATGAAGGAAACGATTAA
- the lepA gene encoding translation elongation factor 4: MKQIRNFCIIAHIDHGKSTLADRLLERTGTISEREMQEQVLDDMDLERERGITIKSHAIRMIYTRPNKEEVIFNLIDTPGHVDFAYEVSRALKACEGAILVVDAAQGIEAQTISNLYQAIDQNLEIIPVLNKIDLPGADVEDVGQQIVDMIGCDMEDILHVSGKTGDGVEALLEAIVERVPAPSQEVEKPLKALIFDSIFNTYRGSIAYVRVMQGTLKKGDGILFMASDKEYDAEEVGYLELKKRACDELKAGEVGYVIGSVKSLQDARVGDTITHQKKGADAPIPGYKESKPMVFSGIFPTQSEDFEDLRSALEKLQLNDASLSYQPETSKALGFGFRAGFLGLLHMEIVQERLDREFNIDIITTVPNVKYEVETDYKGEKKRVQVDNPSEMPDAGKVEAVWEPYIKASIITPADYIGPVMALCQNRRGVYVNQLFMQGNRVDITYELPMAEVVFDFYDKLKSGTRGYASLDYEFIEYRKGDLVRLDILLNGEPVDALSSITHRDSAYEQGRKVCAKLKELIPQQQYEVAVQAAIGSRVIARDTIRALRKDVTAKCYGGDISRKRKLIEKQKEGKKRMKQVGSVEIPQEAFLAVLSMDED; the protein is encoded by the coding sequence ATGAAACAAATTCGAAATTTTTGCATCATTGCTCACATCGATCACGGCAAATCTACGCTGGCGGACCGTCTGCTTGAACGGACCGGCACTATCAGCGAGCGGGAGATGCAGGAGCAGGTTCTGGATGATATGGACCTGGAACGGGAACGCGGCATTACGATCAAAAGCCACGCCATCCGGATGATCTACACGCGGCCAAATAAAGAGGAGGTTATCTTCAACCTCATCGATACGCCCGGCCATGTAGATTTTGCGTATGAAGTATCCCGGGCACTAAAAGCGTGCGAGGGTGCCATTCTGGTAGTGGATGCCGCGCAGGGGATTGAGGCGCAAACAATTTCGAATCTCTACCAGGCGATTGATCAGAATTTGGAAATTATTCCTGTACTCAACAAGATCGACCTTCCCGGCGCTGATGTGGAAGATGTGGGGCAGCAGATTGTGGATATGATCGGCTGCGATATGGAAGATATTCTGCACGTTTCCGGCAAGACCGGGGATGGCGTTGAAGCTCTTCTCGAAGCGATCGTTGAACGGGTTCCGGCACCAAGCCAGGAAGTGGAAAAGCCGCTGAAAGCTCTGATTTTTGATTCAATTTTTAACACCTATCGCGGTTCAATTGCCTATGTTCGCGTGATGCAGGGCACGCTCAAAAAAGGGGACGGTATCCTGTTTATGGCGTCCGACAAAGAGTATGATGCTGAAGAAGTTGGGTATCTCGAACTCAAAAAAAGAGCGTGCGACGAGCTCAAAGCCGGAGAAGTAGGATATGTAATCGGTAGCGTGAAATCACTGCAGGATGCCAGGGTAGGGGATACCATAACCCATCAGAAAAAAGGAGCAGATGCACCTATTCCGGGATACAAGGAGTCAAAACCGATGGTGTTTAGCGGGATTTTTCCCACGCAGTCCGAAGATTTTGAAGATCTGCGCTCGGCCCTGGAGAAGCTGCAGCTGAATGATGCGTCGCTTTCCTATCAACCCGAAACTTCCAAGGCACTTGGTTTTGGATTTCGTGCCGGATTTCTTGGTTTGCTCCACATGGAGATTGTACAGGAGCGGCTCGATCGCGAATTTAATATTGATATTATCACCACTGTGCCCAACGTGAAGTATGAGGTGGAGACAGATTATAAAGGCGAGAAAAAACGGGTTCAGGTGGATAACCCGAGCGAAATGCCCGATGCCGGAAAAGTGGAGGCGGTTTGGGAACCGTATATTAAAGCGAGTATTATTACCCCGGCTGATTATATAGGTCCGGTGATGGCGCTCTGCCAGAACCGGCGCGGTGTTTATGTAAACCAGCTGTTTATGCAGGGAAACCGGGTGGATATCACCTATGAACTGCCAATGGCCGAAGTGGTATTTGATTTTTACGATAAGCTGAAAAGTGGCACGCGCGGTTATGCATCTCTCGATTATGAATTTATTGAATACCGAAAGGGCGATCTGGTACGTTTAGATATCCTGCTCAACGGCGAACCTGTGGATGCGCTCTCCAGCATCACCCACAGGGACAGCGCTTATGAGCAGGGCCGTAAGGTTTGTGCCAAGCTTAAGGAACTTATTCCCCAGCAGCAGTACGAAGTAGCAGTGCAGGCCGCGATCGGCTCAAGGGTTATTGCCCGCGATACGATCCGTGCTCTCCGGAAAGATGTTACCGCAAAATGTTATGGTGGTGATATCAGCCGGAAACGTAAACTGATTGAAAAACAGAAAGAAGGAAAAAAAAGAATGAAACAGGTCGGTTCCGTGGAGATCCCGCAGGAAGCATTTCTGGCCGTTTTATCAATGGACGAAGATTAA
- the lepB gene encoding signal peptidase I, with amino-acid sequence MSKKSGKAKKRYFWQSDPKKSREEESKAKHWAREWLDALVWAAIAAIILRTFFFGAYRIPTPSMEKTLLTGDFLIVTKLAYGPRSPMTVSVPFTDIYVPGVRLPWFRLPGYTDIDRNDIVVFNYPIDVGPVSMKTNYIKRAVGMPGDRLEIDDKVLFVNGEESEIMAPMMQNYRVEVRERIRLSPSKVRDAGARIVQSGNGVHIINMTDETAQEVENWGEVNSVEPFVLPDDFDEFSRRPFHFSRGFMNHDNLSEFQVPYEGQQVELSQDNWHLYRDIIERYERNSVQRDEDRFVINGEETNSYTIQQDYYFMMGDNRDDSEDSRYWGFVPDDHVIGKASIIYFSWDGERWFPRFDRVFNMIH; translated from the coding sequence TTGAGCAAAAAATCCGGTAAAGCAAAAAAAAGATATTTCTGGCAGAGTGATCCCAAAAAAAGCAGGGAGGAAGAGTCGAAAGCAAAGCACTGGGCGCGCGAGTGGTTGGATGCCTTGGTTTGGGCTGCAATTGCAGCAATTATCCTCCGCACATTCTTTTTTGGAGCCTATCGGATTCCAACCCCGTCTATGGAAAAAACATTGCTCACGGGTGATTTTCTGATTGTAACAAAACTGGCCTACGGCCCGCGTTCACCCATGACGGTTTCCGTTCCGTTCACAGATATTTATGTGCCCGGTGTACGTCTTCCGTGGTTCAGGCTCCCAGGCTATACGGATATCGACCGAAATGACATCGTGGTCTTTAACTATCCGATCGATGTGGGCCCGGTTTCAATGAAAACCAACTACATTAAACGTGCAGTAGGCATGCCGGGTGACAGGCTCGAGATCGATGATAAAGTGCTCTTCGTAAATGGTGAAGAGAGCGAGATTATGGCTCCGATGATGCAGAACTACCGTGTTGAGGTTAGAGAAAGAATTCGGCTGAGCCCCTCAAAAGTTCGTGATGCCGGTGCCCGGATTGTTCAGAGTGGAAATGGTGTGCATATCATCAATATGACCGATGAAACTGCACAGGAGGTGGAAAACTGGGGTGAAGTAAACAGTGTTGAACCTTTTGTGCTGCCTGATGATTTTGATGAATTCAGCCGCCGCCCTTTTCATTTTTCGCGTGGTTTTATGAATCACGATAACTTGTCTGAATTCCAGGTGCCGTATGAAGGCCAGCAGGTGGAGTTATCCCAAGATAACTGGCATCTCTACCGTGATATTATTGAACGGTACGAGAGAAATTCAGTGCAGCGGGATGAAGACCGATTTGTTATTAACGGGGAAGAAACAAACAGCTATACCATCCAGCAGGATTACTATTTTATGATGGGTGATAACCGCGATGATAGTGAAGACAGCCGCTATTGGGGATTTGTACCCGATGATCACGTGATCGGAAAAGCCAGCATCATCTACTTCTCATGGGACGGCGAGCGATGGTTCCCACGGTTTGACCGGGTTTTTAATATGATACATTAG
- a CDS encoding RNA polymerase sigma factor, translating to MLAKIIKGCRKRRRESQKELYEKFYAYGMSITLRYADSREQGVEILNDAFMKVFENIKSYDQSRPFKPWLRRIIINTAINHYHKYKKGAVHDSFELHENSIGQKEAITCSLSYQEIIEMVQQLSPAYRTVFNLYVIEGFSHREIANMLDIAEGTSKSNLSKAKKNLQEIVKKNLSYNRKQNG from the coding sequence TTGCTTGCAAAAATCATAAAAGGATGCCGTAAAAGGCGCAGAGAAAGCCAAAAAGAGCTTTACGAGAAGTTCTATGCGTATGGTATGAGCATCACATTACGCTATGCTGACTCAAGGGAGCAGGGAGTGGAAATATTAAACGACGCTTTTATGAAGGTTTTCGAAAATATAAAATCCTACGATCAGAGTCGCCCATTCAAACCATGGCTGCGCAGAATTATTATTAACACAGCTATTAATCACTATCACAAGTACAAAAAAGGAGCGGTTCATGACAGTTTTGAGCTGCATGAAAATAGTATTGGACAAAAAGAAGCCATCACCTGCAGCCTCTCCTATCAGGAAATTATTGAAATGGTGCAGCAATTATCGCCGGCCTACAGAACGGTTTTTAACCTCTATGTAATTGAGGGGTTTTCACACCGCGAGATTGCGAATATGCTTGATATTGCTGAGGGGACATCCAAATCGAATCTCTCAAAGGCGAAGAAAAACCTGCAGGAGATTGTGAAAAAGAATTTATCGTATAACAGGAAGCAAAATGGATAG
- a CDS encoding SRPBCC domain-containing protein, which yields MKETIKHQTVETKEREIIFTRVFNAPRKLVFETYSTCEHLINWWGPRSWPLSYCQIDFKPGGTWHYCMSGPNDGDESWGLAKFKKIDEPEKIIYQDYFSDKDGNINTEMPAFDTVITFDSVDSKTKITVISKVGSKEEVEKLVEMGMIEGFTETWDRLEEHLEDIQES from the coding sequence ATGAAGGAAACGATTAAACATCAAACCGTAGAAACCAAAGAACGCGAAATCATTTTTACCCGTGTTTTTAATGCGCCCCGAAAACTTGTATTTGAGACCTATTCCACCTGTGAACACCTGATCAACTGGTGGGGGCCCAGATCCTGGCCGTTATCGTACTGCCAGATTGATTTCAAACCGGGCGGAACCTGGCATTATTGCATGAGCGGGCCCAATGATGGAGATGAATCCTGGGGATTAGCAAAGTTCAAAAAGATCGATGAGCCTGAAAAAATTATTTACCAGGATTATTTCTCAGACAAAGATGGCAATATCAATACAGAAATGCCCGCATTTGATACTGTTATTACCTTTGATTCAGTTGATTCTAAAACAAAAATCACAGTCATTTCTAAAGTTGGATCAAAAGAAGAGGTTGAAAAACTGGTTGAGATGGGAATGATTGAAGGATTTACCGAAACCTGGGATCGTCTTGAAGAGCATCTGGAAGACATTCAAGAGTCCTGA
- a CDS encoding YceI family protein gives MRYLIYFVIFFQFALTRDLNNFELPVYYTETGYAEFTSSVPLHTFTGSSEHLTGFIDLQENIVDFYLDLNTIKTGISRRDRDMYRTLNVDEYPFAEFTGAIHSPFDEDSTELQNVVVSGEFTIHGVTREVSIEGKMQLQSGAVQLKAEWILQLDDYDIEPPGILFYRVTDEQQVLIEATLQSYNRDEFFSNAN, from the coding sequence GTGCGCTATCTCATATACTTCGTCATTTTTTTTCAATTTGCCCTGACCCGGGATCTCAACAATTTTGAACTGCCTGTGTATTATACCGAAACCGGGTATGCTGAATTCACCTCCAGTGTTCCTCTTCACACATTCACGGGAAGCTCAGAACACCTAACCGGATTCATTGATCTGCAGGAGAACATAGTTGATTTTTACCTCGACCTTAATACGATCAAAACTGGGATCAGCCGTCGCGACAGGGATATGTATCGCACTCTGAACGTTGATGAGTATCCCTTCGCTGAATTTACAGGGGCTATCCATTCACCATTCGATGAAGATTCAACTGAACTGCAAAATGTTGTCGTGAGCGGTGAATTTACCATCCATGGCGTTACCCGGGAAGTTTCTATTGAAGGTAAAATGCAGCTACAGAGTGGTGCGGTCCAGCTAAAGGCGGAGTGGATCCTGCAACTTGATGATTATGACATTGAACCGCCCGGCATTCTTTTCTACAGGGTAACGGATGAACAGCAGGTTCTGATTGAAGCCACTCTTCAGTCTTATAACAGAGATGAGTTTTTCAGCAACGCGAACTAA
- a CDS encoding plastocyanin/azurin family copper-binding protein, with product MHSIQFIPSDGKFRLRIPAFLTALFLAAFFITSCGDDTSTGPDINDNGDSSDEAVIQMVGQSFSPSNLEVDAGTTVTWQNSSDMVHTVTSGSDREHDELFNSGDVAPGNSYSFTFTDTGTFDYFCIPHPGMAGTITVVESD from the coding sequence ATGCATTCAATCCAATTCATTCCCTCTGATGGAAAGTTTCGTTTGCGCATACCGGCTTTCCTTACTGCATTATTTTTAGCCGCTTTTTTTATTACTTCATGCGGAGATGATACATCAACCGGCCCAGATATAAATGATAACGGCGATTCCTCTGATGAAGCTGTAATTCAAATGGTCGGACAATCATTTAGTCCATCAAATCTTGAAGTTGACGCAGGCACAACCGTAACCTGGCAAAATAGCAGTGACATGGTCCATACCGTAACAAGTGGATCTGATCGCGAACATGACGAACTTTTTAACAGCGGTGATGTCGCTCCCGGTAATTCCTATTCTTTCACCTTTACTGATACCGGCACCTTCGACTATTTCTGTATCCCTCACCCCGGTATGGCAGGCACAATAACAGTAGTGGAAAGCGATTAA